A region from the Alkalibacter saccharofermentans DSM 14828 genome encodes:
- the cas2 gene encoding CRISPR-associated endonuclease Cas2: MNRRVCNGPDAVQKHKDRLKASIPENGSIRLLVVTEKQYGSMEILLGDYLQDDTPFVCEQLSIF, from the coding sequence ATAAACAGACGGGTATGCAATGGCCCAGATGCCGTACAAAAGCATAAAGATCGATTAAAAGCGAGCATACCTGAAAACGGTTCCATAAGATTGTTGGTGGTAACAGAAAAACAATATGGATCTATGGAAATTTTGCTCGGGGATTATTTACAGGATGATACTCCGTTTGTATGTGAACAGTTATCGATTTTTTAA
- a CDS encoding SGNH/GDSL hydrolase family protein, whose translation MKKKFLVILLAMLIVLAFPMQALASPLANLPETPVYVNLGDSIAYGMSAEPRKSYFERFDRFLGPSQSFNLGIPGETSGDLLGKLKTNSSFQYAVSQADIITISIGGNNLLGPIIFGLISEVDALLVYLTPEQQIEFEIFLAQMEEQLGENPDSDELLKAFIVLTEYVIKLVGEDVWNQVVYGLMNSPDLNGALINGAAQFTQDWPEIVGRVRGLNPTAKVIALNLYNPVIANESPELFAMMEGLIIQINTVFASIPGCDVIDVYSEFNKNSKSVNFSLLYDTLSIDPHPTSDGHQRIFRLLARESAKTR comes from the coding sequence ATGAAAAAAAAATTTTTAGTTATATTGTTGGCTATGTTGATAGTTCTAGCTTTCCCAATGCAGGCACTGGCATCTCCGCTGGCGAATCTACCGGAGACACCGGTTTATGTAAATTTAGGTGACTCCATAGCATACGGAATGAGCGCTGAACCCCGAAAAAGCTATTTTGAAAGATTCGACAGGTTTCTAGGGCCAAGCCAGTCATTTAACCTGGGGATCCCAGGTGAGACTAGTGGAGATCTGTTAGGGAAGTTAAAGACCAATTCAAGTTTTCAATACGCAGTATCCCAAGCGGATATAATAACTATAAGCATAGGCGGGAACAATCTTTTAGGTCCGATCATATTCGGATTGATTTCGGAGGTTGACGCCTTGCTAGTATATTTGACACCGGAGCAGCAGATTGAGTTTGAGATATTCTTGGCTCAGATGGAAGAACAGCTCGGGGAAAATCCGGATTCTGATGAACTGCTGAAGGCTTTTATCGTCTTGACGGAATACGTTATTAAGCTGGTAGGTGAGGATGTTTGGAATCAAGTGGTATATGGGCTGATGAATTCACCGGATTTAAACGGTGCTCTCATTAATGGAGCGGCACAGTTTACCCAAGATTGGCCGGAGATTGTAGGAAGAGTTAGAGGATTAAATCCTACTGCGAAAGTCATAGCACTCAACCTTTATAATCCTGTCATAGCCAATGAAAGTCCGGAGCTATTTGCCATGATGGAAGGGCTGATAATACAGATAAATACAGTCTTTGCTAGTATTCCGGGATGTGACGTAATTGATGTATATAGCGAGTTTAATAAAAATTCAAAAAGCGTAAACTTCAGCTTGCTTTACGACACGCTAAGCATCGACCCTCATCCTACTTCTGATGGGCATCAGAGGATTTTCAGGCTGCTGGCAAGGGAAAGTGCTAAAACCAGATAA
- a CDS encoding RNA polymerase sigma factor — protein sequence MDIKAYVIRAKNEDKQALLELIMQKQDEYYKLAYVYLKNRHDALDAIQDMTLILYNKIGKLKKDESFYSWSKTILVNCCKTILKNRNRIDSTELFDVEQRSKDQEDGIVLENTVNKLSEKHQEIIRLKYYLDMDNDTISKILKIPLGTVKSRSNAALNKLKIMMEGSGYDGY from the coding sequence TTGGACATAAAAGCATATGTAATCAGAGCAAAAAATGAAGACAAACAAGCACTGCTTGAGCTGATAATGCAAAAGCAGGATGAATATTATAAATTGGCTTATGTTTATCTAAAGAACAGACATGATGCTTTGGATGCCATACAGGATATGACACTTATTCTTTATAATAAAATAGGCAAACTTAAAAAAGACGAATCGTTTTATTCCTGGAGCAAGACCATATTGGTGAATTGCTGCAAGACCATCTTAAAAAATCGCAATCGTATCGATTCAACAGAATTATTTGATGTTGAACAAAGGAGCAAAGATCAAGAAGACGGGATTGTCTTGGAAAACACTGTAAATAAGCTGAGTGAAAAGCATCAGGAAATAATAAGGCTAAAATACTATTTGGATATGGACAATGATACAATTTCAAAAATATTAAAGATACCTCTTGGCACTGTAAAATCTCGATCTAATGCTGCTCTGAATAAACTAAAGATTATGATGGAAGGGAGCGGATATGATGGATATTGA
- a CDS encoding DUF4179 domain-containing protein: protein MDIEKALREQKKQIDQINAPAELKPRLETALNAERKRKSQDYRWALRAAAAIMVVFLAGYNFNTLAYYGKRMIGFEGLMTDTVSELVNSGLGQDIGTTYAFDNGVNLTIDGVMIDYNNLILFYTFSGDLNFDDPDKIFNLPSIYLKGFFETIEHNHSVGSLDEDNREIKFVSYYDPPRALTRQIKIESYSMDDSGFNLIEDKVIIDRSKAMGKILKKSVAHTFKVGNRNIKIDELIATPTATSITGSIQNIFQLARDSLYDNRIRPNSISMSLWANGRQVDSQSSSLKTDSKGITFKQDFDALPEDTKSIQILLESVTADYDVDENFALTMDNGEKNIGINNQHIAILDVWESDSQTCVKIRTEDHLYLSEVFLEVDGAKAELAKTVENQTDKLKSGRIERTRTMYFDKSGEDMNLNIKRITYKTDVYQSVKIKVN from the coding sequence ATGGATATTGAGAAAGCTCTTAGAGAACAAAAAAAACAGATAGATCAGATCAATGCTCCAGCAGAACTTAAGCCAAGGCTAGAAACTGCTCTTAACGCAGAAAGAAAGAGAAAATCCCAGGATTATAGGTGGGCTTTAAGGGCTGCAGCAGCAATTATGGTAGTTTTTTTGGCAGGATACAATTTCAATACCCTGGCTTACTATGGAAAAAGAATGATAGGCTTTGAAGGATTGATGACCGACACCGTAAGTGAATTGGTCAACTCCGGATTGGGACAGGATATAGGAACAACTTATGCATTTGATAACGGAGTAAACCTAACCATAGATGGTGTGATGATTGATTACAATAACCTCATACTCTTTTATACTTTTAGCGGAGATTTGAATTTTGACGATCCAGATAAAATTTTTAATCTTCCGAGCATATATTTAAAAGGCTTCTTTGAAACCATTGAACACAACCATTCTGTTGGAAGCCTAGATGAAGATAATAGAGAAATAAAATTTGTTAGCTATTACGATCCTCCGCGGGCATTAACACGCCAAATAAAGATCGAGTCTTATTCAATGGACGACAGTGGATTTAACTTAATTGAAGACAAAGTCATTATTGATAGAAGTAAGGCTATGGGGAAGATATTAAAAAAATCTGTCGCACACACTTTTAAAGTGGGAAACAGAAACATAAAGATCGATGAATTAATAGCAACGCCTACAGCAACATCTATCACAGGAAGCATACAAAATATTTTTCAGCTTGCGAGGGACTCATTGTATGACAATAGAATAAGACCGAACTCAATTTCAATGAGCCTATGGGCAAACGGCAGGCAGGTAGATAGTCAATCATCAAGCTTAAAAACAGATTCAAAGGGGATCACATTTAAACAGGATTTTGATGCATTGCCTGAAGATACAAAAAGCATTCAGATATTATTAGAGAGCGTCACAGCAGATTATGATGTTGATGAAAATTTTGCACTGACGATGGATAATGGTGAAAAAAATATTGGGATTAACAATCAGCATATTGCTATACTGGATGTGTGGGAAAGTGATTCTCAAACCTGTGTAAAGATTAGGACTGAGGACCATTTGTATTTAAGCGAAGTGTTTCTTGAGGTAGACGGAGCCAAAGCAGAACTTGCGAAAACTGTTGAGAATCAAACAGATAAGCTGAAATCAGGCAGGATAGAACGAACAAGAACAATGTATTTTGATAAAAGCGGTGAGGACATGAACCTTAATATTAAAAGAATAACTTATAAAACGGATGTGTACCAGTCAGTGAAGATTAAAGTGAACTGA
- a CDS encoding ion transporter, whose protein sequence is MDKTKKQWQLNLYKIINESDTIQGRVFDIVMVVSIVLNSIVIIAETVEPIRISIGEILMTLQWVFVVLFTFEYILRILIVENKKKYVASFFGVVDMMAILPAYISIFMPSIRLLALFRTFRLLRLFSILKMGRYVEASGNLLKALRASRAKITVFLFTIFFVIVVVGALMYIIEGPENGFVSIPESMYWAVVTVSTVGYGDISPQTPYGKTLASMLMIVGYGIIAVPTGIITSEIALVDRKAREAKTSATCVTCGRKSHKEDAVYCDKCGGKL, encoded by the coding sequence ATGGATAAAACAAAGAAGCAGTGGCAATTGAATCTTTACAAAATAATAAATGAATCCGATACAATTCAGGGGCGTGTTTTTGACATAGTCATGGTTGTGTCAATAGTTTTAAACAGCATAGTAATAATCGCCGAAACGGTAGAACCCATCAGAATTTCCATAGGGGAGATATTAATGACTTTGCAATGGGTCTTCGTGGTTCTCTTTACGTTCGAGTATATACTTCGAATCTTGATAGTGGAGAATAAAAAGAAATATGTTGCTAGCTTTTTTGGAGTAGTAGATATGATGGCTATACTTCCAGCGTATATAAGCATTTTTATGCCAAGCATAAGGCTGTTGGCTCTATTCAGAACTTTTAGGCTGCTTAGGCTATTTAGCATTTTGAAAATGGGCAGGTATGTCGAGGCTTCAGGCAACCTGTTAAAAGCCCTTAGAGCTAGCAGGGCGAAAATTACGGTATTTTTGTTCACGATATTTTTTGTAATAGTAGTCGTAGGGGCGCTGATGTACATAATTGAAGGACCGGAAAACGGTTTTGTGAGCATACCTGAGTCTATGTACTGGGCGGTGGTGACGGTTTCTACAGTAGGATACGGAGATATATCGCCTCAGACCCCTTACGGGAAGACCTTGGCAAGCATGCTGATGATCGTAGGTTATGGAATAATCGCTGTCCCAACCGGGATTATAACAAGTGAAATTGCTCTGGTGGACAGAAAGGCAAGGGAAGCAAAAACATCTGCAACATGTGTAACATGTGGCAGGAAAAGCCATAAAGAGGATGCAGTTTACTGCGATAAATGTGGGGGAAAGCTTTAA